GAAATGAGACAGGAGGTCGAGTCACTGGTCCGCGAGCTCGGTCTCCCCTACCGCGTAAAGCGACTTGCAGCGTGGGACATCGCGTACCAGTCGGCCAAGACCTACGACATCGAGGTCTGGGCGGCCGGTGTTGGCAGATGGCTAGAGGTTTCCTCGATTTCTAACTGCGAGGACTATCAGATGCGTCGGACCAAGACGCGGCTCAGGACAAGGGACGGCAGGATGGCCTGGCCGCACGCGCTCAACGGCTCAGGTCTCGCCCTACCGCGAACATTCATTGCCATCATTGAGAATTTCCAGCAGCCGGACGGCTCAGTTATCGTACCAGCTGTGCTTCGGCCCTACATGAACGGACTAGAACGAATCGCCTAGAGAGAAGAAAGCCTGCCTCGAACTACTTGGCGGCTATTGTCCTATTGACGGCTCGGCGCAGCAGCGCGAACACGTCGTGCGGGGCGTCCTTTCTGTCTGGGCCTAAGCCGGAATTTGTGCGGCAGTAGGTCCGGCAGGCGGTAGTACCTAGTCTGTTTTCCGTTGGTGAGAATCACCTCAGCGTCGACACCGAACTCGCAGACTACCTGCAGGCAAGCACCGCAGGGAACAGTGGGTTCTCTTGTACTTGCGAAGACCGCAACTGCCTTGATGTGTCTTGCACCTTCTGACACGGCCTTGAATATGGCGACCCGCTCGGCGCAGGTGGTCAGACCGTAGGAGCTGTTCTCGACATTGCAGCCAGTGTGAATTCGGCCCCTCTCATCCAACACTGCTGCGCCAACCTTAAGCTTTGAGAATGGTGCGTAGGCATTACCAACAACAATCTTGGCAGCGCGGGCTAGACGAAGTCTCTGGTTCCGGGTCATGCTGTGACCTCCTTCAAGAAGCTTGTGCCATCCGAGCACGGTGTCACATTGAGGAATTCTGCCGCGGTCTGGCCAAGGTCGGCAAACGTCGGCCGGGATCTAAGGTTCACTCCGTGCCTGATGGAGAGGCCAAACACAAGCAGTGGTACATACTCACGTGAGTGGTCGGTCGAGGGCGTTGTCGGGTCATTGCCGTGGTCCGCAGTGATGAAAATAAGGTCTCCAGGCTTCAACCGGGCGATGACTTCAGGTAATCGGCGGTCGAATTCCTCAAGACCGCGAGCAAATCCCAGTACGTCGTTACGATGTCCCCAGTCCATGTCAAACTGGACAAGGTTGGCGAAAACCAAACCGCGCCCCAGTCCATCCAGTACCTGCAGGACAAGATCCATACACTCCATGTTGTTGAGCGAGTGATGCGTCTCGGTGTACCCTTGCCCGGCGAACAGGTCGTCAACTTTGCCGATGGCAACGACTGGCAGCCCGGCGTCCTTCACTCGGTCGAGCAGAGTCGGACTCGGTGGTGGACACGAGAAATCTCGGCGCCGATGGGTCCGGATAAACGAACCTGGCGCGCCGGCAAAGGGCCGAGCGATAACTCGGCCAACGCGCAGCGGACCGTCCAACATTCTGCGGGCGATCTCACAGAAATGATACAAGTCTTGGATGGGAACAACGTCTTCGTGGCATGCGATCTGAAACACGCTATCGGCTGAGGTGTACACTATCGGCCAGCCAGTTCTCATGTGCTCCTCGCCGAGGCGTCGGATTATCTCGGTCCCGGATGCTGCAACGTTACCAAGGACCTTGCGGCCGATGGCCTGCTCGAATCTGCTAACAAACTCAGGCGGGAAGCCGTGGGGGAATACCGGAAACGGCTGGTCAACAATAAGGCCGGCGACTTCCCAATGGCCGGTCGTCGAGTCCTTCCCAGCGGAAGCCTTTGCCATCCTGCCGAAGCAAGCCTCAGACATGTCCTGCACTGGCACGCCCATAATCGGCGTGACATTCCCCAGTCCAAGCCGACCCAGATTCGGAAGAACAAGACCACCAACTGCACTGGCGGTGTTCGCCAATGTGTTCGAACCTTCGTCACCGAACTCACCGGCATCTGGCATCTCGCCACACCCGAGGCCGTCAAGCAGAATAATGACAACCCGACTCACGGTCGCAAGAATCCCCCGGCGTTCTGCGCCAGAAGTAGGGTACTCCGTCTCCGAAACCCCAACTGTCGGTTGCCCTGGACCTGGTCAGAGATTTCCGGCGTTGCTT
This genomic interval from candidate division WOR-3 bacterium contains the following:
- a CDS encoding cytidine deaminase: MTRNQRLRLARAAKIVVGNAYAPFSKLKVGAAVLDERGRIHTGCNVENSSYGLTTCAERVAIFKAVSEGARHIKAVAVFASTREPTVPCGACLQVVCEFGVDAEVILTNGKQTRYYRLPDLLPHKFRLRPRQKGRPARRVRAAAPSRQ
- a CDS encoding phosphopentomutase, whose translation is MSRVVIILLDGLGCGEMPDAGEFGDEGSNTLANTASAVGGLVLPNLGRLGLGNVTPIMGVPVQDMSEACFGRMAKASAGKDSTTGHWEVAGLIVDQPFPVFPHGFPPEFVSRFEQAIGRKVLGNVAASGTEIIRRLGEEHMRTGWPIVYTSADSVFQIACHEDVVPIQDLYHFCEIARRMLDGPLRVGRVIARPFAGAPGSFIRTHRRRDFSCPPPSPTLLDRVKDAGLPVVAIGKVDDLFAGQGYTETHHSLNNMECMDLVLQVLDGLGRGLVFANLVQFDMDWGHRNDVLGFARGLEEFDRRLPEVIARLKPGDLIFITADHGNDPTTPSTDHSREYVPLLVFGLSIRHGVNLRSRPTFADLGQTAAEFLNVTPCSDGTSFLKEVTA